The proteins below come from a single Arthrobacter sp. zg-Y1171 genomic window:
- a CDS encoding ABC transporter ATP-binding protein — MQVPIDEPCLTIKGLIKDCGPVAGLDGKMIRVLAGVDFSARRGSVTALLGANGAGKTTTLECAQGLQSIDGGEIRLLGQDPYRADARLRSRVGVMLQEGGLPPSARPVALLEHVARMYEAPRPVAELVDRLGIRSFANTGIRRLSGGQKQRLAMAAALIGRPEVLFLDEPSAGLDPQSRQIVFDLISELRDEGLGIILTTHLMDDAQKLADYVYIIDAGKTVASGTVAELTSATGSPAEQRLLTFDAEPGLDVVALASGRLHHLEVQEAAPGHYAVRGALTPHDLAALAAWWAERNILPSSVHMASRTLEDVFLDLSGRTIR, encoded by the coding sequence ATGCAGGTGCCTATCGATGAACCCTGCCTGACCATTAAAGGTCTGATCAAGGACTGCGGCCCGGTTGCTGGTCTCGACGGCAAAATGATCCGTGTGCTGGCCGGCGTCGACTTCAGTGCCCGCCGCGGATCCGTCACTGCCCTCCTTGGTGCCAACGGAGCGGGGAAGACCACCACGCTTGAATGCGCCCAGGGCCTGCAGTCCATTGACGGCGGGGAAATCCGCCTGCTCGGACAGGATCCTTACCGAGCGGATGCCCGCCTCCGGAGCCGCGTAGGCGTGATGCTCCAGGAAGGCGGACTCCCGCCGTCGGCCCGTCCCGTAGCCCTGCTTGAGCATGTGGCCCGCATGTACGAGGCACCCCGGCCGGTCGCCGAGTTGGTGGACCGCCTGGGTATCCGCAGCTTCGCCAACACCGGCATCCGGCGCCTCTCGGGCGGGCAGAAGCAGCGACTGGCCATGGCCGCGGCGCTGATCGGCCGCCCCGAGGTCCTTTTCCTGGACGAACCCAGCGCCGGCCTGGATCCCCAGTCCCGCCAGATCGTGTTCGACCTGATCTCCGAGCTGCGCGACGAGGGCCTGGGCATCATCCTCACCACCCACCTGATGGACGACGCGCAGAAGCTGGCCGACTACGTCTACATTATCGACGCCGGCAAGACCGTCGCCTCGGGCACCGTAGCCGAACTCACCTCCGCCACCGGCTCCCCCGCCGAGCAGCGGTTGCTGACGTTCGACGCGGAACCCGGGCTCGACGTCGTCGCCCTCGCCTCAGGACGGCTGCACCATCTGGAGGTGCAGGAGGCCGCACCCGGACACTACGCCGTCCGCGGGGCGCTGACGCCCCACGACCTGGCCGCACTGGCCGCGTGGTGGGCGGAACGGAACATCCTGCCTTCTTCAGTACACATGGCTTCGCGTACCCTCGAGGACGTTTTCCTCGACCTGTCCGGAAGGACCATCCGTTGA
- a CDS encoding heme A synthase, with protein MSSTSAGVPARQSNSQLPVAGRLIRNLAVASLVANIVIVVTGGAVRLTASGLGCPEWPLCTADSLVTTPEMGLHGVIEFGNRLLTFVLTAIAFAMVFSVWRLRSERRDLWWLSIALLAGVPAQAVIGGITVLTDLNPWVVGLHFLASTIMITVAVVMVNRSRLSAMDLQARHAPLADKNLRPVLGAIGVLSALTVVLGVVVTGSGPHAGDHGAARNGLNPDLITRIHVVPVYLLVFALAVALYLVVRRATDARVRRAVMVLGVVVLAQAAIGYVQHFLHLPIALVALHMFGACLLTAAAAQAVYIGFNKQVPGGAAIAVQQARRARKTRTVRR; from the coding sequence GTGTCATCAACCTCGGCCGGTGTCCCCGCCCGGCAGTCCAACAGCCAGCTGCCGGTGGCCGGACGCCTTATCCGCAACCTTGCCGTGGCCTCACTGGTGGCCAACATCGTAATCGTGGTGACCGGCGGTGCCGTGCGCCTGACGGCGTCCGGGCTCGGCTGTCCGGAATGGCCGCTGTGCACGGCCGATTCCCTCGTTACGACCCCCGAGATGGGGCTGCACGGCGTCATCGAGTTCGGCAATCGGCTACTCACTTTCGTGCTGACGGCCATTGCCTTTGCGATGGTCTTCTCCGTGTGGCGCCTGCGGTCCGAACGCCGTGATCTCTGGTGGCTTTCCATTGCCCTGCTGGCCGGCGTCCCGGCGCAGGCCGTCATCGGCGGGATCACCGTCCTGACGGACCTCAACCCGTGGGTTGTGGGCCTGCACTTCCTTGCCTCCACCATCATGATCACCGTGGCCGTGGTCATGGTGAACCGCTCAAGGCTTTCCGCGATGGACCTCCAGGCACGCCATGCTCCGCTGGCGGATAAAAACCTCCGCCCCGTACTGGGTGCCATCGGCGTCCTGTCCGCGCTGACCGTGGTGCTGGGCGTTGTAGTAACCGGTTCCGGCCCGCACGCCGGCGACCACGGAGCTGCGCGTAACGGCCTGAACCCGGACCTGATCACCCGCATCCACGTGGTGCCCGTCTACCTGCTGGTCTTTGCGCTGGCCGTGGCCCTGTACCTGGTGGTCCGCAGGGCGACCGATGCCCGGGTGCGCCGGGCCGTGATGGTGCTGGGCGTCGTCGTACTGGCACAGGCAGCCATCGGCTACGTGCAGCACTTCCTGCACCTGCCCATCGCACTGGTGGCCCTGCACATGTTCGGCGCCTGCCTGCTGACGGCCGCAGCCGCCCAGGCCGTCTATATCGGCTTCAACAAGCAGGTTCCCGGCGGGGCCGCGATTGCGGTCCAGCAGGCCCGGCGGGCGCGGAAGACCCGGACCGTTCGCAGGTAA
- a CDS encoding ABC transporter permease produces MSAPASLPARILNQGRYEALTMLRNGEQLILAVVLPLLAMVALVVTPLLDGYGTSRINMAAPGIFALCAMSTAFTGQGIATGFDRRYGVLRYLSTTPLGRTGLIAGKVIAVLAVLAIQAVLVSVAALLFGWQPELSGLLPAAVQLVLGAVAFTALGLLVAGTVRPEATLAITNLLWILLAAAGGIIIPVGNLPDVLQPFIEVLPSAALGDALRSALIDSQFNISATLILLAWTILGGLGAVRWFKWS; encoded by the coding sequence TTGAGTGCTCCCGCATCGTTGCCGGCGCGCATCCTGAACCAGGGCCGGTATGAGGCCCTGACGATGCTGCGCAACGGCGAACAGCTGATCCTCGCCGTGGTCCTGCCGCTGCTGGCCATGGTGGCCCTGGTGGTCACTCCCCTGCTGGACGGCTACGGGACCAGCCGGATCAACATGGCTGCCCCGGGCATCTTTGCGCTCTGCGCCATGTCCACCGCATTTACCGGGCAGGGCATCGCCACCGGCTTTGACCGCCGGTACGGCGTGCTCCGCTACCTGTCCACCACTCCCCTGGGCCGCACCGGCCTGATTGCCGGGAAGGTCATTGCGGTCCTGGCCGTCCTGGCCATCCAGGCGGTACTGGTCTCCGTAGCGGCGCTGCTGTTCGGCTGGCAGCCGGAGCTGAGCGGGTTGCTGCCGGCCGCCGTGCAGCTGGTGCTCGGCGCGGTGGCGTTCACTGCCCTCGGCCTCCTGGTCGCCGGCACCGTACGGCCTGAGGCCACCTTGGCCATAACCAACCTGCTGTGGATCCTGCTGGCTGCCGCCGGCGGTATCATCATCCCGGTAGGCAACCTGCCCGATGTACTGCAGCCGTTTATCGAGGTCCTCCCCTCTGCGGCCCTTGGTGACGCACTGCGCTCGGCCCTGATCGACTCGCAGTTCAACATTTCCGCCACGCTGATCCTTCTGGCGTGGACAATACTGGGCGGCCTGGGTGCTGTCCGCTGGTTCAAATGGAGTTAG
- the tal gene encoding transaldolase, whose product MTSTPTARLSEAGVSIWLDDLSRERIVSGSLKKLIDERNVVGVTTNPSIFAAALANGESYAAQVQQLSRSGADVDKSVFEITTDDVIQACDVFAPVAEATHGVDGRVSIEVDPRLSRDTQGTINEAKELFDKVGRYNVLIKIPATQEGLPAITATLAAGISVNVTLIFSLERYREVINAYMLGIEQAKENGHDLSTIHSVASFFVSRVDAEIDKRLDGIGTDEAKGLKGKAGLANARLAYQVFEEQFASERWQVLAAAGANAQRPLWASTGVKDPALPDTLYVTGLVAPNSVNTMPEKTLEATADHGEVTGDTITGTYAESNAVLDQLDGLGISYNDVVEQLETEGLDKFVVSWGELLQTVQTALDTAKEA is encoded by the coding sequence ATGACTTCCACTCCCACCGCCCGGCTTTCCGAAGCCGGAGTCTCCATCTGGCTCGACGACCTCTCCCGTGAACGGATTGTTTCCGGTTCCCTGAAGAAGCTCATCGATGAGCGCAACGTGGTCGGCGTGACCACGAACCCGAGCATCTTCGCTGCCGCACTGGCCAACGGCGAGTCCTACGCCGCCCAGGTGCAGCAGCTCTCGCGGTCGGGCGCCGACGTCGACAAGTCCGTCTTCGAGATCACCACCGACGACGTCATCCAGGCCTGCGATGTCTTCGCCCCCGTAGCCGAGGCCACGCACGGCGTTGACGGCCGGGTGTCCATTGAGGTTGATCCGCGCCTGTCACGCGACACGCAGGGCACCATCAATGAGGCGAAGGAACTCTTCGACAAGGTTGGCCGCTACAACGTGCTGATCAAGATCCCCGCCACCCAGGAAGGCCTGCCGGCAATCACCGCCACGCTGGCCGCGGGCATCAGCGTCAACGTGACCCTGATCTTCTCCCTCGAGCGCTACCGCGAGGTCATCAACGCGTACATGCTCGGCATTGAGCAGGCGAAGGAAAACGGGCACGACCTCTCCACCATCCACTCGGTGGCGTCCTTCTTCGTCTCACGCGTGGACGCGGAAATCGACAAGCGCCTGGACGGCATCGGCACCGACGAGGCCAAGGGCCTGAAGGGCAAGGCCGGCCTGGCCAACGCCCGCCTGGCCTACCAGGTCTTCGAAGAGCAGTTCGCCAGCGAACGCTGGCAGGTGCTGGCCGCGGCCGGTGCCAACGCCCAGCGCCCGCTCTGGGCCTCCACCGGCGTGAAGGATCCGGCTCTGCCGGACACCCTGTACGTCACCGGCCTCGTGGCGCCGAACTCGGTGAACACCATGCCGGAAAAGACGCTGGAAGCCACTGCGGACCACGGCGAAGTCACCGGTGACACCATCACCGGCACGTACGCCGAGTCCAATGCCGTCCTGGACCAGCTGGACGGCCTTGGCATCTCCTACAACGACGTTGTGGAGCAGCTGGAGACCGAAGGCCTGGATAAGTTCGTGGTCAGCTGGGGCGAACTCCTCCAGACCGTTCAGACCGCACTGGATACCGCGAAAGAGGCATAG
- the tkt gene encoding transketolase, giving the protein MEEQELIWTETDRKAVDTVRVLAADAVEKVGNGHPGTAMSLAPAAYLLFQKVMRHDPSDPQWIGRDRFVLSPGHTSLTLYIELFLSGYGLELEDLQSLRTWGSKTPGHPEYRHTDGVEITTGPLGQGLASSVGFAFAQRRLRGLLDADAAEGTSPFDHTIWVIASDGDLQEGVTAEASSLAGHQELGNLVVLYDENHISIEDDTDIAFTEDVLKRYEAYGWHTQRVDWTKTGEYVEDVHELYNALMAAKAETGRPSIISLRTIIGWPAPNKQNTGKIHGSALGADEVAALKETLGFDPAKNFDVDPEVLEHARQAVARGAEAHEKWNEGFKAWEEANNEGSALLARLEKGELPEGWEASLPVFEAGKDMSTRAASGKVLSAIGPALPELWGGSADLAESNNTTIEGSPSFIPAGKQTNAWSGNPYGRVLHFGIREHAAASIVNGITMHSNTRAFSGTFLIFSDYQRPAIRLGALMGVPAIYVWTHDSIGLGEDGPTHQPVEQLASLRAIPGLDVVRPGDANEVAVAWRTILENTENPAGIVLTRQNIPTYARGAGAATATEFGSAEGAARGGYVLAEAVRDGSVVTPDVILVGTGSEVQLAVEAREALAAEGVAARVVSMPSIEWFNKQDKEYRESVLPKDIRARVSVEAGIALGWREIVGDAGRSVSLEHFGASADYKTLFREFGITADAVAQAARDSLDAVGGTGSAPDGTTGAASGAQSTETGDQQ; this is encoded by the coding sequence ATGGAAGAGCAAGAACTGATCTGGACCGAGACAGACCGCAAGGCAGTGGACACCGTCCGCGTCCTGGCTGCCGACGCCGTGGAGAAGGTCGGCAACGGCCATCCCGGCACGGCCATGAGCCTGGCTCCGGCCGCCTACCTTCTGTTCCAGAAGGTCATGCGCCATGACCCGTCCGATCCGCAGTGGATTGGCCGCGACCGCTTCGTCCTCTCCCCCGGGCACACCTCCCTCACGCTCTACATCGAGCTCTTCCTTTCCGGCTACGGCCTGGAACTCGAGGACCTGCAGTCCCTGCGCACCTGGGGTTCCAAGACCCCCGGCCACCCGGAATACCGCCACACCGACGGCGTGGAAATCACCACCGGCCCGCTGGGCCAGGGCCTGGCGTCCTCGGTTGGCTTCGCGTTCGCCCAGCGCCGCCTGCGCGGCCTGCTCGACGCCGACGCCGCCGAAGGGACCAGCCCGTTCGACCACACCATCTGGGTCATTGCGTCCGACGGCGACCTGCAGGAAGGCGTTACGGCCGAGGCCTCCTCACTGGCCGGGCACCAGGAACTGGGCAACCTCGTAGTCCTGTACGACGAGAACCACATCTCCATCGAAGATGACACCGACATTGCCTTCACCGAAGACGTGCTCAAGCGCTACGAAGCCTACGGCTGGCACACCCAGCGGGTGGACTGGACCAAGACGGGCGAATACGTCGAGGACGTTCACGAGCTCTACAACGCCCTGATGGCAGCCAAGGCCGAAACGGGCCGGCCGTCCATCATCTCCCTGCGCACCATCATCGGCTGGCCCGCGCCGAACAAGCAGAACACCGGCAAGATCCACGGTTCCGCACTGGGCGCCGATGAAGTGGCCGCGCTGAAGGAAACCCTGGGCTTCGACCCGGCCAAGAACTTCGACGTTGACCCCGAGGTCCTCGAGCACGCCCGCCAGGCAGTCGCCCGCGGCGCCGAGGCGCACGAGAAGTGGAACGAAGGTTTCAAGGCCTGGGAGGAAGCCAACAACGAAGGCTCCGCACTGCTGGCCCGCCTGGAAAAGGGCGAGCTGCCGGAGGGCTGGGAGGCATCACTGCCCGTCTTCGAGGCCGGCAAGGACATGTCCACCCGCGCGGCTTCGGGCAAGGTCCTCTCCGCCATCGGCCCGGCACTGCCGGAACTGTGGGGCGGCTCCGCCGACCTCGCCGAGTCCAACAACACCACCATTGAAGGCTCCCCCTCCTTCATCCCCGCGGGGAAGCAGACCAACGCCTGGTCCGGCAACCCCTACGGCCGGGTGCTGCACTTCGGCATCCGCGAGCACGCCGCGGCATCGATCGTCAACGGCATCACGATGCACAGCAACACGCGCGCCTTCTCCGGTACGTTCCTGATCTTCAGCGACTACCAGCGTCCGGCCATCCGCCTCGGCGCACTGATGGGCGTGCCTGCCATCTACGTCTGGACCCACGATTCCATTGGCCTGGGCGAAGACGGTCCCACCCACCAGCCGGTGGAGCAGCTCGCTTCCCTGCGCGCAATCCCGGGGCTCGACGTCGTCCGTCCGGGCGACGCCAACGAGGTGGCCGTCGCGTGGCGAACCATCCTGGAGAACACCGAGAACCCGGCCGGCATTGTGCTGACGCGCCAGAACATCCCGACCTATGCGCGGGGCGCCGGCGCTGCCACCGCGACCGAGTTCGGCTCCGCCGAAGGTGCCGCCCGCGGCGGGTACGTGCTTGCCGAAGCCGTCCGCGACGGCAGCGTCGTAACGCCGGACGTCATCCTGGTCGGCACCGGTTCCGAGGTCCAGCTGGCTGTTGAAGCCCGCGAAGCACTCGCTGCCGAAGGCGTAGCCGCCCGCGTGGTATCGATGCCGAGCATCGAGTGGTTCAACAAGCAGGACAAGGAATACCGCGAGTCGGTACTGCCCAAGGACATCCGTGCCCGGGTTTCCGTCGAGGCGGGAATTGCCCTCGGCTGGCGTGAAATCGTCGGCGACGCGGGCCGCAGCGTCTCCCTGGAGCACTTCGGTGCCTCCGCCGACTACAAGACGCTGTTCCGCGAATTCGGCATCACTGCCGACGCCGTGGCCCAGGCTGCCCGGGACTCCCTCGACGCTGTCGGCGGCACCGGATCCGCCCCCGACGGCACAACCGGTGCCGCTTCCGGAGCACAGTCCACCGAGACCGGCGACCAGCAGTAA
- a CDS encoding heme o synthase yields the protein MTTQHAESPVHTGKMTAGRKVRAYVALTKPRVIELLLVTTLPTMIFAEQGLPSLGLILVTMIGGALAAGSAGAFNCYIDRDMDKLMKRTKNRPLVTGEVSPREAMVFAWVLGIVAIALLWFGANPLTGLLGLGAILLYVVFYTLILKRRTTQNIVWGGAAGCMPVLIAWAAVTDKVEWPAIILFMIIFLWTPPHYWPLSMKYGEDYRNASVPMLGAVAGAKLVSVQVVLYAYATVACSLLLVPVGGAGWVYTVAALLSGGWFVAEAHKLHSRAQREELNDKSAMKVFHLSISYLTILFLALAVDPFVGGALV from the coding sequence GTGACTACCCAGCATGCCGAGTCCCCGGTCCACACGGGGAAGATGACGGCGGGCCGCAAGGTCCGGGCATACGTGGCGCTCACCAAACCGCGTGTCATCGAACTCCTGCTCGTGACCACCCTGCCCACCATGATCTTCGCCGAGCAGGGACTTCCGTCCCTGGGCCTGATCCTGGTCACCATGATCGGCGGCGCACTGGCAGCAGGAAGCGCCGGTGCCTTCAACTGCTATATCGACCGCGACATGGACAAGCTGATGAAGCGGACAAAGAACCGTCCGCTGGTCACCGGCGAGGTGTCCCCGCGGGAGGCCATGGTCTTTGCGTGGGTGCTGGGCATAGTCGCCATTGCCCTGCTCTGGTTCGGGGCCAACCCGCTCACCGGCCTTCTGGGCCTCGGAGCAATCCTCCTGTACGTGGTCTTCTACACGCTGATCCTCAAGCGCCGCACCACCCAGAACATTGTCTGGGGCGGCGCCGCGGGCTGCATGCCCGTACTCATCGCGTGGGCTGCCGTCACCGACAAGGTGGAATGGCCGGCCATCATCCTGTTCATGATCATCTTCCTGTGGACGCCGCCGCACTACTGGCCGCTGTCCATGAAGTACGGCGAGGACTACCGCAACGCCAGCGTGCCGATGCTCGGCGCGGTTGCGGGCGCCAAGCTCGTCTCCGTCCAGGTGGTGCTGTACGCCTACGCCACCGTCGCCTGCTCGCTGCTGCTGGTTCCCGTGGGCGGTGCCGGCTGGGTCTACACCGTTGCCGCCCTGCTCTCCGGCGGCTGGTTCGTGGCCGAGGCCCACAAGCTGCATTCCCGTGCGCAGCGCGAAGAGCTCAATGACAAGTCCGCCATGAAGGTCTTCCACCTGTCCATCAGCTACCTCACGATCCTCTTCCTGGCCCTGGCCGTGGATCCGTTCGTGGGCGGCGCGCTGGTCTAG
- a CDS encoding metalloregulator ArsR/SmtB family transcription factor: protein MPSAAREAEERTRDKVLGAVLEHGPVSAAELGERLGFTPAAVRRHLDALSGKGLIQVKLVRNSSSGAGRPARRYVLSPQGQAHLGNDYLDIATEALRQLGAALGPQAIEAFAAERFGRMEDRYRPVVDAAGPELADRAEALAAELTKDGFVASTTMIGATAKKSTLLSIQLCQAHCPIQGLATAYPVFCDKETEVFARLLEVDVRRLSTLSRGGHVCTTHIPVGRTRSAPQVPLHAETNQSTSIHQQERP from the coding sequence GTGCCGAGCGCTGCCCGCGAAGCGGAGGAGCGCACCCGGGACAAAGTGCTGGGTGCGGTTCTGGAGCACGGCCCGGTCAGTGCCGCGGAGCTCGGGGAACGGCTGGGCTTCACGCCCGCCGCCGTGCGCCGCCATCTTGACGCCCTCTCGGGGAAGGGCCTGATCCAGGTCAAGCTTGTCCGCAATTCCTCTTCCGGTGCAGGAAGGCCGGCCCGGCGGTATGTATTGAGCCCGCAGGGACAGGCCCACCTGGGCAACGATTACCTCGACATCGCCACCGAGGCGCTGCGCCAGCTTGGTGCAGCCCTTGGCCCCCAGGCAATCGAGGCGTTTGCCGCGGAACGGTTCGGCCGGATGGAGGATCGCTACCGACCCGTCGTCGACGCCGCCGGTCCCGAACTCGCCGACCGCGCCGAAGCGCTGGCCGCCGAACTGACAAAGGACGGTTTCGTCGCGTCGACCACCATGATCGGCGCCACGGCGAAAAAGAGCACGCTGCTGAGTATCCAGCTGTGCCAGGCGCACTGCCCCATCCAGGGACTCGCCACGGCCTACCCCGTCTTCTGTGACAAGGAGACCGAAGTTTTTGCCCGCCTGCTGGAGGTGGACGTCCGCCGACTGTCCACGCTCTCCCGCGGCGGCCATGTTTGTACGACCCACATTCCCGTGGGTCGGACCCGATCCGCGCCGCAGGTTCCACTGCACGCCGAGACCAACCAGTCCACATCCATTCATCAGCAAGAAAGGCCGTGA